The Eurosta solidaginis isolate ZX-2024a chromosome 4, ASM4086904v1, whole genome shotgun sequence genome includes a window with the following:
- the LOC137248865 gene encoding serine-rich adhesin for platelets-like isoform X3, which translates to MNNEINGKALLSVTASIAAAIIPDTPIVSIAGATLSEITTTTTSTTTTPTPTPMPTSFISSIKANKDSITTSSNNPMSDAAVIKSAGGNGKTTANAAATNTSTATSNNPPDAVANAGKSTLTDHTTNVSAVNAGKIDDTTTNLTTVDTKKSDVSDLEEPDLKKLLEEAYTYKTPKDKKDKSEIFLDLLQKVENEDLGITSTRSDNHRHHPHSQSRHQQKQGGSLQDLLQLPSDFRRQNHTSRHKKNSSVSSRQREGGSLPSNVNVANCLLNSFEQQASVYARRAFLLGVESGTVTLNSGNNSALIGVCGGASGVINASSGGPATISSCSTNSNSTSLCNKESGNSVGANVSSLGGGGNMATTASGHNVGSTMAAGAGIVNAAINTANSIKSTGDYIINIGDMIDIQQQQQILPSKAQDGGQRQTDENGNDCERQQHSGNNIISSAGQSQAKAKAKKKPQKDNTIPVDVENEAGYRGKDPVEVLVKFIENTEEETKQSSGGGSNKFSENYKKKERKKEKVKQNKMKKSNSLEELRSCAKIDVGELKQSAATTESNNVTMRGKGHGGGSGSKGSKNNSASTADINKNFDGGSKETAATTASSGGKQINVVSTAASSTTTMNNCKGERRSWGTEELQYLGTDDSEGVVGSVSLVNSTEEKVKEKKEKKSKDKEKEKDRERDVEKEKGTNKEKEKEKDSDRHDKLVVSNKVECGNTKSERHEKNEKLDKIDKQEKPQEKFEKTEKFEKRKKSENTMQTTVTPLKTTSSISTTNLDLHGNSTPVISAIDLLSMNTLISETAEFHVVTKKKKLKKQRAFIDEAHFTSGSNYNNSYNYNNNNNNGNNSGMTGGFQRGHNSGLNTQKGNNNNGSAYGNQQQTRYKHYNNNAHGFNNNYGNNSSCNNNSGDGGRLDYHNNYNSNYSNNYNTNNNHSHQQYGHQQQSQYHQQQQQHQNQQQQHQHQNKHQHTNAHNTSSGSTNKSRRKSTSSVPPSEKSDSSDIDSVHSLPIESTASSTTKSKQQQQQRHKPASSTTTTPDTPKSSTSSGSPGSAPISYAHIAASAAVDRWPINDAAVNKDSTSNTTANGSVALNVSSTSASEPQSQQQQQQQANNPEIASRPVSNANSTASSHTSSTNLTAKVNKTKKQANKPDFPELVATNTINATITDVTKTVATSSTSAPGTAVGSVKIISYSQSLVAPPVLVNSAASTVNAAGPASVEKVAITTVEVFNMPAAIVSNHNVQDVSQIDPAINSNTTTRLPQYQPQPHQQQQQQQQTLQKSKSVEHDSYSYNSSNLDQQYPALEKTVKRHSTTNISATATAAVIPPTAAAGPTFVASSSILITPTIASSTLAANTGNSGKFNFAAAAKQLPTNKNVVGSQQTATAPISTPDASTKAAHVSQLPNPTEPITTSSTHCSMATAAALPLPLSVAANTSAVNSTTIAIVSPPSVGTAARKSKEKSPTALFAPVQLPTNAVAHSATITTSSSRVPDSMNHNRKAKKDKAAHQLLAAETALALAISGEQLTNIAQKSSTATQTQTSSMDAIVSDSKTKQSQQAFGAGSEKLMTTPTLGKTHRQQTSSCSKSHAASIGTGTTSNSLVPNRPAVIILNDDHSGDSSIEFTFGDFDEDELKFFDDNLAEEEYADDHTIEYEEAPLQEQHLHQQLSSNNANTATESRDTAASTNQVFFNSSSTAYVDSETLPSFSRQGNIKSKQLIIKEDVSQQNVSAVNEKGVSKFSDTENSANYNENFNEEHALGTTDAEHSQQQSRRNSETPQLQQLETCNEIETAIIAAARAAAEHQHPQPMQPPSLPQQQHQQQQQQQQRPFRHKHQQQQQYRSTSYGNAYEPSTQRSEHRSQSSYTRDTSNHYQPQQQNHYHNQYHSQHQHNQHQQKHSHYHQNSNRNSASRSRSSSSNNNTNSFDASGSSPPAQRSPNPSPAVVVNIQRKEFDIHFIPPTMSSAHSALQHNEIIVEFIGAAWEEVSKVTKFYEGQ; encoded by the exons aAATCAGATGTTTCTGATTTGGAAGAACCCGATTTGAAAAAGTTGCTCGAGGAGGCCTACACATATAAGACGCCCAAGGATAAAAAGGATAAAAGCGAGATTTTCTTG gaTTTGCTACAAAAAGTTGAAAATGAAGATCTGGGCATAACATCGACACGATCAGATAATCATCGTCATCACCCACACTCACAAAGTCGTCATCAACAAAAACAAGGTGGTTCCTTGCAGGATCTTCTACAGCTACCATCCGATTTTAGACGCCAAAATCATACTTCCAGGCACAAGAAAAACTCATCGGTATCATCACGTCAACGCGAAGGCGGCAGCTTGCCCAGCAACGTTAATGTTGCAAATTGCTTATTGAATAGTTTTGAGCAACAGGCTTCTGTTTATGCACGTCGTGCTTTTCTGTTGGGTGTTGAATCTGGTACAGTTACTTTGAACAGCGGTAACAACAGTGCATTAATCGGTGTATGTGGTGGTGCTAGTGGTGTAATTAACGCTTCTAGTGGCGGTCCAGCGACTATTTCTAGCTGCAGCACTAACTCAAACTCCACAAGCTTATGTAACAAAGAAAGCGGTAACAGTGTTGGTGCTAACGTATCAAGTTTAGGTGGCGGTGGTAATATGGCCACAACAGCGAGCGGTCATAATGTTGGGAGCACAATGGCAGCCGGTGCAGGCATCGTTAATGCAGCTATAAATACCGCCAACTCCATTAAAAGTACTGGTGACTACATTATAAATATTGGTGACATGATagatatacaacaacaacagcaaatttTACCTTCAAAAGCACAAGACGGTGGGCAG CGTCAGACCGATGAGAACGGCAATGATTGTGAACGTCAACAGCATAGTGGCAACAATATTATTTCTAGTGCAGGCCAATCGCAGGCGAAGGCCAAAGCTAAAAAGAAACCACAAAAGGATAATACCATACCCGTCGATGTAGAGAACGAGGCTGGATATCGTGGTAAAGATCCAGTTGAAGTGTTGGTGAAATTTATTGAGAACACAGAAGAAGAGACCAAGCAGAGTAGCGGTGGGGGCAGTAATAAATTTTcggaaaattacaaaaagaagGAACGCAAAAAGGAAAAGGTGAAACAGAATAAGATGAAGAAGAGCAATTCACTAGAAGAGCTACGTAGTTGTGCcaaaattgatgtgggtgaactAAAACAATCAGCTGCAACTACAGAGAGTAATAATGTAACAATGCGTGGTAAAGGCCACGGTGGCGGCAGTGGCAGCAAAGGATCGAAAAATAATTCTGCATCTACAGCTGACATAAATAAGAACTTTGATGGTGGCAGCAAGGAAACGGCAGCTACGACCGCAAGTAGTGGTGGTAAACAAATAAATGTTGTGTCTACAGCagcatcatcaacaacaacaatgaataaTTGCAAAGGAGAGCGACGTTCATGGGGAACCGAGGAGCTACAATATCTGGGCACTGACGACAGCGAAGGTGTAGTAGGGAGTGTTTCGCTTGTAAATAGCACTGAAGagaaagtaaaagaaaagaaGGAGAAGAAGAGCAAGGATAAAGAGAAAGAAAAAGATAGGGAACGCGATGTTGAAAAGGAAAAAGGTACCAACAAAGAGAAGGAGAAAGAAAAGGACAGCGACAGACATGATAAGTTGGTGGTAAGCAATAAGGTGGAATGTGGTAATACGAAATCAGAAAGGCAcgaaaaaaacgaaaaacttgataaaatagATAAGCAAGAAAAACCACaggaaaagtttgaaaaaactgaaaagtttGAGAAACGAAAAAAGTCCGAGAATACAATGCAAACAACTGTGACTCCTTTAAAAACCACATCATCAATTTCTACAACAAATCTGGATCTTCATGGTAATAGTACACCGGTGATTTCTGCAATCGATCTACTATCCATGAATACACTTATTTCTGAGACGGCCGAATTTCATGTTGTCACTAAGAAAAAGAAGCTAAAGAAGCAGCGTGCATTTATTGATGAGGCCCATTTTACATCAGGCTCGAATTATAATAATAGctacaattacaacaacaacaacaacaacgggaatAACTCGGGCATGACAGGTGGTTTTCAACGTGGCCACAATTCAGGTTTAAACACACAGAAAGGTAACAATAATAATGGGTCAGCATATGGTAATCAGCAACAGACACGCTACAAGCACTACAACAATAATGCGCATGGATTTAACAATAACTATGGCAATAACAGTAGCTGTAACAATAACAGCGGCGATGGCGGACGTCTGGATTATCATAATAATTATAATTCCAATTACAGCAACAACTACAATACTAATAATAACCACTCGCATCAACAATATGGCCATCAACAGCAAAGCCAATAccatcaacaacagcaacagcatcaaaatcaacaacaacaacatcaacatcaaaatAAGCATCAGCATACAAATGCTCACAATACGAGTTCCGGCTCAACAAACAAATCACGTCGCAAATCAACTTCCTCAGTGCCACCTTCGGAAAAATCCGATTCAAGTGATATCGATTCGGTGCATTCCTTGCCTATAGAATCAACAGCATCATCAACGACTAAAagcaaacagcaacaacaacaacgacataaACCCGCCTCATCCACCACAACAACACCTGACACACCAAAAAGTTCAACAAGCAGTGGATCTCCTGGATCTGCACCTATTTCCTATGCACATATTGCCGCATCAGCAGCTGTTGATCGTTGGCCCATTAATGATGCGGCCGTCAACAAAGACAGTACCAGCAACACAACAGCAAATGGGAGTGTAGCCTTAAATGTTTCCTCGACAAGCGCTTCTGAACCACAatcacaacaacagcagcagcagcaagcAAACAATCCGGAAATTGCAAGCCGCCCAGTATCGAACGCTAATAGCACTGCATCATCTCATACCTCATCGACGAATCTTACAGCTAAAGTTAATAAAACCAAGAAGCAAGCCAATAAGCCCGATTTTCCTGAATTAGTTGCAACTAATACAATAAATGCAACGATTACTGATGTCACCAAAACGGTAGCAACTTCTTCCACATCAGCGCCGGGAACAGCTGTTGGTTCGGTAAAAATTATTTCCTATTCTCAGAGCTTAGTAGCTCCACCGGTACTAGTAAATTCAGCAGCTAGCACTGTAAACGCTGCAGGGCCAGCAAGTGTGGAAAAAGTAGCCATAACAACAGTCGAAGTTTTTAATATGCCCGCTGCTATTGTAAGTAACCACAACGTCCAAGATGTCAGTCAAATCGACCCCGCCATTAATAGCAACACTACAACACGTCTGCCGCAGTATCAACCACAGCCAcatcaacagcagcagcaacaacaacaaacgctgCAAAAGTCAAAAAGTGTCGAACATGATAGTTACAGTTACAATAGCAGTAATCTTGATCAGCAATATCCAGCATTGGAGAAAACTGTAAAACGTCACAGCACCACGAATATTTCAGCAACTGCAACGGCGGCTGTTATACCACCCACCGCTGCAGCTGGCCCAACTTTCGTTGCAAGTAGCAGTATTTTAATAACTCCAACCATAGCTAGTTCCACATTGGCAGCAAATACCGGGAATTCAGGGAAATTTAATTTTGCTGCTGCTGCCAAGCAGTTACCAACTAACAAAAATGTCGTGGGATCTCAGCAAACAGCCACAGCGCCAATAAGCACGCCAGATGCGTCAACAAAAGCGGCACATGTTTCGCAATTACCAAATCCAACTGAGCCAATAACTACCTCAAGCACACATTGTTCAATGGCAACTGCAGCTGCACTCCCACTACCTTTAAGCGTTGCTGCAAATACGTCAGCTGTTAACTCAACAACAATTGCTATTGTATCGCCTCCATCAGTAGGAACAGCAGCGCGCAAGTCCAAAGAAAAATCACCAACAGCTTTATTCGCTCCTGTTCAATTACCAACTAATGCAGTTGCACATTCAGCAACAATAACAACTTCGTCTTCAAGGGTTCCTGATTCTATGAATCACAATCGAAAGGCTAAGAAAGACAAAGCTGCACATCAACTATTGGCTGCTGAAACAGCCTTAGCTTTAGCAATTAGTGGTGAGCAACTTACAAATATTGCACAAAAATCAAGTACCGCCACACAAACACAAACGTCGTCCATGGATGCAATTGTTTCGGATAGCAAAACTAAACAATCACAGCAAGCTTTCGGTGCCGGTAGCGAAAAGcttatgaccacgccaactttaggCAAAACACACCGACAGCAAACAAGTAGCTGCAGCAAAAGTCATGCTGCCTCAATTGGAACAGGTACTACAAGTAATTCTTTAGTTCCTAATCGACCAGCAGTCATAATATTGAATGACGATCACTCTGGCGATAGCAGCATTGAATTTACATTCGGTGACTTTGACGAAGACGAACTGAAATTCTTCGATGACAATCTCGCTGAGGAGGAGTATGCAGATGATCATACTATTGAGTATGAAGAAGCACCGCTGCAAGAACAACATTTACATCAGCAGCTGTCATCTAATAATGCTAATACAGCTACTGAGTCAAGAGACACAGCTGCTTCAACCAACCAAGTGTTTTTCAATTCATCTAGCACAGCATACGTGGATAGTGAAACGCTACCATCATTTTCTAGACAAGGGAACATAAAATCAAAACAATTAATAATAAAAGAAGATGTAAGCCAACAGAACGTTAGTGCAGTTAACGAAAAAGGAGTCAGTAAGTTCTCCGATACGGAGAACAGCGCAAACTACAATGAAAATTTCAACGAAGAGCATGCGTTAGGAACAACTGATGCTGAACATTCTCAACAACAGTCGCGAAGAAACAGTGAAACGCCACAACTGCAACAGTTGGAGACATGCAATGAAATTGAAACAGCAATTATTGCAGCAGCGCGTGCCGCTGCCGAGCATCAGCATCCACAACCAATGCAGCCACCATcgctgccacaacaacaacaccaacaacaacaacagcagcagcaacgtCCATTTCGGCAtaaacatcaacaacagcaacaatacagAAGTACTTCTTATGGGAATGCCTACGAACCGTCTACTCAGCGTAGCGAACATCGCTCACAATCATCATATACACGAGATACGTCAAATCACTACCAGCCACAACAACAGAACCATTATCATAATCAATATCATTCACAGCATCAACATAATCAACACCAACAAAAACACTCTCACTATCATCAAAATAGCAACAGAAATAGTGCTTCGCGCAGTCGCAGTAGTAGTAGCAATAATAATACCAATTCATTTGATGCATCAGGTAGTTCGCCACCTGCCCAACGATCGCCAAATCCATCACCAGCTGTTGTGGTGAATATTCAACGTAAAGAATTTGATATACATTTCATACCGCCAACAATGTCAAGTGCGCACAGCGCATTACAACATAATGAGATCATTGTGGAATTCATTGGTGCCG